From Pseudorasbora parva isolate DD20220531a chromosome 25, ASM2467924v1, whole genome shotgun sequence, one genomic window encodes:
- the lcat gene encoding phosphatidylcholine-sterol acyltransferase, whose protein sequence is MGYSSSFRCVAFLLIALHQTSGFWLFNVIFPPTAKPQVINNSTPPLILVPGNLGNRLEAKIDKPTLVHWMCYKKSEDWFPLWIDLNMFMPIGIDCWIDNIRIVYNRTSRKTSNAPGVEVRVPGFGQTHPIEFLDLNKLTGYLHTMVQHLVSIGYVRNETVRGAPYDWRIAPNEQKEYFSRLKNLVEEMHDEYKQPVYLLGHSMGNNYILYFLNQQTQDWKDHYIKGFISLGAPWGGAVKPLRVLASGENDGIPFVSNIKIREEQRMTTTNPWMIPSEEGWPKDHTFISTPFFNYTNQDYQQFFKDIDFEDGWYMWEDTKNLTAGLPTPGVEVYCLYGVGLPTPVTYVYDEQFPNADPVDIIYDDGDDTVDSRSMSLCKRWIGKQEQAVHVTEFRGMAHLDMIFNHKVLTTIQSILQGKYLEEKHVSFEQPPSLSLSFV, encoded by the exons ATGGGATATTCCAGTTCCTTCAGATGCGTTGCATTTCTTCTTATTGCACTGCACCAGACATCTGGATTCTGGTTATTTAACGTTATCTTCCCTCCGACAGCCAAACCTCAAGTCATAAATAATAGCACTCCTCCTCTTATCCTAG TACCTGGAAATTTGGGTAATCGCCTGGAGGCCAAAATAGACAAGCCCACGCTGGTGCACTGGATGTGTTACAAGAAGAGCGAAGACTGGTTTCCTCTCTGGATTGACCTAAACATGTTCATGCCCATTGGAATTGACTGCTGGATTGATAATATAAG AATTGTGTACAACAGGACAAGTCGCAAGACATCGAATGCACCCGGGGTGGAGGTCAGGGTCCCTGGATTTGGACAGACGCACCCTATAGAGTTTCTTGACTTAAATAAACTGACTG GTTACTTACATACAATGGTTCAACATTTGGTCAGCATTGGATATGTGCGAAATGAGACCGTCCGTGGTGCACCTTATGACTGGAGAATCGCTCCAA ATGagcagaaggagtatttttcaCGTTTGAAAAACCTGGTGGAGGAGATGCATGATGAGTACAAGCAACCAGTCTACCTTCTGGGCCATAGTATGGGCAACAACTACATCCTGTACTTTCTCAACCAGCAGACTCAGGACTGGAAAGACCATTACATTAAGGGCTTCATCTCTCTTGGAGCACCTTGGGGTGGCGCTGTGAAGCCCCTCAGAGTCTTAGCATCAG GTGAAAATGATGGCATACCCTTTGTGTCCAATATAAAAATCCGCGAAGAACAACGGATGACCACCACAAACCCATGGATGATCCCTTCTGAAGAGGGCTGGCCCAAAGACCACACCTTCATCTCCACCCCCTTTTTCAACTACACCAATCAGGACTACCAGCAGTTCTTCAAAGATATCGACTTTGAGGACGGCTGGTACATGTGGGAGGACACCAAAAACCTCACAGCCGGCCTGCCCACGCCTGGAGTCGAGGTGTACTGCCTCTACGGGGTGGGACTCCCTACTCCCGTGACCTACGTGTACGACGAGCAGTTTCCAAACGCCGACCCCGTGGATATTATTTACGATGACGGCGATGACACCGTCGACAGCCGCAGCATGAGTCTCTGTAAGCGGTGGATAGGGAAGCAGGAACAGGCCGTGCATGTGACAGAGTTCAGAGGCATGGCTCATTTGGACATGATCTTTAATCACAAGGTGCTGACGACAATCCAGAGTATTCTGCAGGGAAAGTACCTCGAGGAAAAACATGTCAGCTTTGAACAGCCTCCATCTCTTAGCCTTAGTTTTGTGTGA
- the pla2g15 gene encoding group XV phospholipase A2 → MLPCHRLNLAILQLCLLLVSSTDSRSLKCSPGKVCSNRPPVVLIPGDLGNQLEAKLDKPSVVHYICYKKTEDFFTLWLNLELLVPVAIDCWIDNMRLLYNRTTHLTESPPGVDVRVPGFGMTYSLEYLDPSKRSVGMYFFTIVQALVDWGYTRDDDVRGAPYDWRKAPNENKEYFLRLQQMIEEMANKAGGPVVLIAHSMGNMYTLYFLNQQPQAWKDRYIKAFVSLGPPWAGVAKTLRVMATGDNNRIPVISPLKIRSQQRTAVSTVWLFPYAHSWPKDMVLVSTPNASYTVQDYQRFFKDIDYEDGWAMRKDTEPLVSALQPPGVPVHCLYGSGIPTPQGYNYTNFPDVDPTVINGDGDGTVNLLSATQCKRWKTQQKQPVQMLELPGNEHVAMLLNITTVDYIKKVLFPP, encoded by the exons ATGCTTCCCTGTCATCGGTTGAACCTCGCCATTCTCCAGCTGTGTTTGTTGTTGGTGTCTTCCACCGACAGCAGAAGTTTGAAATGCTCACCGGGGAAAGTGTGCTCGAATCGACCGCCTGTTGTTCTCA TTCCAGGAGACCTTGGGAATCAGCTTGAAGCGAAACTGGACAAACCTAGTGTAGTGCACTACATCTGCTACAAGAAGACAGAGGACTTCTTCACGCTATGGCTCAACCTGGAGCTTCTTGTGCCGGTGGCCATTGACTGCTGGATTGATAACATGAG GCTACTGTACAATCGTACAACCCACCTCACTGAATCTCCTCCGGGGGTGGACGTCAGAGTCcctgggtttggaatgacatataGTTTGGAATATCTGGATCCCAGTAAACGGAGTGTGG GCATGTACTTCTTCACTATAGTACAAGCATTGGTTGATTGGGGGTATACCAGAGACGACGATGTTCGAGGTGCCCCCTATGACTGGCGAAAAGCCCCCA ATGAGAACAAGGAGTACTTCTTGCGCCTGCAGCAGATGATTGAGGAGATGGCTAATAAGGCTGGAGGTCCTGTGGTCCTCATCGCACACAGTATGGGGAACATGTACACGCTCTATTTCCTTAATCAACAACCACAGGCTTGGAAGGACCGGTACATAAAGGCATTTGTTTCTCTGGGGCCTCCATGGGCTGGAGTAGCCAAAACTCTGAGAGTTATGGCAACAG GCGACAACAACCGCATTCCCGTCATCAGTCCTCTAAAAATCCGCTCCCAGCAGCGAACGGCCGTATCCACAGTCTGGCTCTTCCCCTATGCCCACTCCTGGCCCAAGGATATGGTCCTGGTTTCCACCCCCAACGCCAGCTACACAGTCCAAGACTATCAGCGCTTCTTCAAAGACATTGACTATGAGGACGGCTGGGCCATGAGGAAGGACACGGAACCGCTGGTCAGTGCACTTCAGCCCCCGGGCGTTCCTGTCCACTGTCTTTATGGCAGCGGCATTCCCACACCTCAGGGCTACAATTACACGAACTTCCCAGATGTAGACCCCACCGTCATCAACGGGGACGGAGATGGAACAGTCAACCTGTTGAGCGCCACACAATGCAAACGCTGGAAGACCCAGCAGAAACAGCCTGTCCAAATGTTAGAGCTGCCTGGGAACGAGCACGTCGCCATGTTGTTGAACATAACCACGGTTGACTACATCAAAAAAGTCCTGTTTCCACCATGA
- the usb1 gene encoding U6 snRNA phosphodiesterase 1 isoform X1 → MIVNYSSSSSEDETDNPSKNDSSPPRKRGKLENESSTSEPLDHGSVKSKADKSAHLTPRLPLPESVKEMFRESEEQWADKRDEHGGRLRSFQHERGNWATYVFFPYDPEEAFLEVLNEMMVVAAAYDIPLTLSEEFHLSLSKTVVLRHHWIQPFIQSIRNGLTHFQKFLCLADKLMVYSNAEKTRTFLGLEISSGKTQLLELIKIVDQTMKEFNLSTFYKEPSFHISLAWCVGDHTESLKKACLSELQSLIDAHEDGAFHIRLNCTELRCKTGNKVFNFALQ, encoded by the exons ATGATTGTCAATTACAGTAGTAGCAGTTCTGAAGATGAAACTGATAACCCTTCAAAAAATGATTCCTCGCCTCCAAGGAAAAGAGGAAAACTTGAGAATGAAAGCAG CACCAGTGAACCTTTGGATCATGGATCTGTTAAAAGCAAAGCAGACAAATCAGCCCACTTGACACCTCGCCTGCCTCTTCCTGAGAGCGTAAAGGAGATGTTCAGAGAATCAGAAGAACAGTGGGCCGATAAAAGAGATGAGCATGGAGGGCGACTGCGGTCCTTCCAGCATGAGCGGGGCAACTGGGCTACATACGTCTTCTTTCCAT ATGATCCTGAGGAAGCCTTTCTGGAGGTACTAAATGAAATGATGGTGGTTGCGGCAGCTTACGACATCCCTTTGACCCTATCTGAGGAATTTCACCTCAGTCTCTCAAAGACGGTGGTTCTGCGACATCACTGGATTCAACCGTTCATCCAGTCCATTCGGAATGGTCTGACACATTTCCAGAA GTTTCTCTGCTTGGCTGATAAACTGATGGTATATTCTAATGCTGAAAAGACTAG GACCTTCCTTGGTTTGGAAATCTCCTCTGGAAAAACTCAGTTGCTTGAGCTCATCAAAATAGTGGATCAAACAATGAAAGAATTCAACCTCAGCACCTTTTATAAG GAGCCTTCTTTCCACATAAGCCTTGCTTGGTGTGTGGGTGACCACACAGAAAGTCTGAAAAAGGCATGCTTATCAGAATTGCAG AGTCTCATTGATGCTCATGAAGATGGGGCGTTTCACATACGGCTCAACTGCACAGAGCTTCGCTGCAAAACGGGAAATAAAGTCTTTAATTTCGCTCTCCAATGA
- the usb1 gene encoding U6 snRNA phosphodiesterase 1 isoform X2, whose translation MFRESEEQWADKRDEHGGRLRSFQHERGNWATYVFFPYDPEEAFLEVLNEMMVVAAAYDIPLTLSEEFHLSLSKTVVLRHHWIQPFIQSIRNGLTHFQKFLCLADKLMVYSNAEKTRTFLGLEISSGKTQLLELIKIVDQTMKEFNLSTFYKEPSFHISLAWCVGDHTESLKKACLSELQSLIDAHEDGAFHIRLNCTELRCKTGNKVFNFALQ comes from the exons ATGTTCAGAGAATCAGAAGAACAGTGGGCCGATAAAAGAGATGAGCATGGAGGGCGACTGCGGTCCTTCCAGCATGAGCGGGGCAACTGGGCTACATACGTCTTCTTTCCAT ATGATCCTGAGGAAGCCTTTCTGGAGGTACTAAATGAAATGATGGTGGTTGCGGCAGCTTACGACATCCCTTTGACCCTATCTGAGGAATTTCACCTCAGTCTCTCAAAGACGGTGGTTCTGCGACATCACTGGATTCAACCGTTCATCCAGTCCATTCGGAATGGTCTGACACATTTCCAGAA GTTTCTCTGCTTGGCTGATAAACTGATGGTATATTCTAATGCTGAAAAGACTAG GACCTTCCTTGGTTTGGAAATCTCCTCTGGAAAAACTCAGTTGCTTGAGCTCATCAAAATAGTGGATCAAACAATGAAAGAATTCAACCTCAGCACCTTTTATAAG GAGCCTTCTTTCCACATAAGCCTTGCTTGGTGTGTGGGTGACCACACAGAAAGTCTGAAAAAGGCATGCTTATCAGAATTGCAG AGTCTCATTGATGCTCATGAAGATGGGGCGTTTCACATACGGCTCAACTGCACAGAGCTTCGCTGCAAAACGGGAAATAAAGTCTTTAATTTCGCTCTCCAATGA